A part of Streptomyces sp. DSM 40750 genomic DNA contains:
- a CDS encoding outer membrane protein assembly factor BamB family protein — MEAFEALEAGDPEQVGRYRIVARLGAGGMGRVYLGRSPGGRAVAVKVVRSELAEDGEFRRRFAREVAAARRVNGVFTAGVVDADPEGSPAWLATAYVPGVVLGDAVTAHGPWPQGPVLALGAGLAEALEAIHAAGVVHRDLKPSNIILAADGPRVIDFGISVAHEASALTRTGMVVGTPGFMSPEQLTGKPIGPASDVFSLGAVLAFTATGSGPFGTGSGHALSFRVVYEEPDLQQLPPVLGSVVARCLAKRPDQRPTVATLLDQLAEAADAAETDAEAEADIDTDAGEAIPRIPTQPGWLPAPVAATLHSRTTTHRPTVPSPASAPEQPAPVPAPAPAPTPTPAPEPTEPSDPEPSPPSLKSPEAATTGVRPTVLPTMPSRRRALLGLGGAAVAGLGFAGWKFGDGDSSTEEPGAQPDSSRRPGSSPTPTPTAPSGVERWKFATGDLLYASPTVAGGVVYIGSDSNNLYALDTATGGERWTFPAGGKVWTLANSAGVSSGPAVADGTVYESSADGNLYAVDVGTGNERWKFPIGKHGSSSPTVVDGVVYVGGGGGVVYRLGPGGRNDYENGHVYAVDAGTGEQRWKFTTRSSADAAPTVADGVVYAGCLDGTVYAVDAGTGKQQWKFTARNYVVESPVVVDGVVYVSSQDYNLYALDAVTGKQRWRFPANKGVSAPAVVDGIAYVGSGDGNLYAVDVGTGKQRWKFRVGKSVSAPVVAYGTVYVGSHDGSLYAVDAGTGKQQWKFRTGSSVYSTPAVADGVVYVSSLNGVLYAVT, encoded by the coding sequence GTGGAGGCGTTCGAGGCGCTGGAAGCGGGGGATCCGGAGCAGGTCGGGCGGTACCGGATCGTGGCGCGGCTGGGTGCGGGCGGAATGGGCCGGGTGTATCTGGGGCGCTCGCCGGGCGGCCGGGCGGTGGCGGTGAAGGTGGTGCGCTCCGAACTGGCCGAGGACGGCGAGTTCCGGCGCCGCTTCGCCCGGGAGGTGGCCGCCGCCCGACGGGTCAACGGGGTGTTCACCGCCGGTGTCGTGGACGCCGATCCGGAGGGCTCGCCGGCATGGCTTGCGACGGCGTATGTGCCGGGCGTCGTGTTGGGCGATGCCGTGACCGCGCACGGGCCCTGGCCGCAGGGCCCGGTGCTGGCGCTCGGCGCGGGCCTCGCCGAGGCGCTGGAGGCGATCCACGCGGCCGGTGTGGTCCACCGGGACCTCAAACCGTCGAACATCATCCTCGCGGCGGACGGACCACGGGTGATCGATTTCGGGATCTCGGTGGCTCATGAGGCCAGCGCGTTGACCCGGACCGGCATGGTGGTGGGGACGCCGGGGTTCATGTCCCCCGAGCAGCTGACCGGTAAGCCGATCGGGCCCGCCAGCGATGTCTTCTCCCTCGGGGCGGTGCTGGCATTCACCGCAACGGGGTCGGGGCCGTTCGGGACTGGCTCGGGGCATGCCCTGAGCTTCCGCGTCGTCTACGAGGAACCCGACCTGCAGCAACTCCCGCCCGTTCTGGGGTCCGTGGTGGCCCGCTGCCTGGCCAAGCGACCCGACCAGCGCCCGACGGTGGCCACGCTGTTGGACCAGCTGGCCGAGGCCGCCGACGCCGCCGAGACAGACGCCGAAGCCGAAGCCGACATCGACACCGACGCGGGGGAGGCCATCCCCCGTATACCTACTCAGCCCGGCTGGCTCCCCGCGCCGGTCGCCGCAACTCTGCACTCACGCACCACCACGCACCGGCCCACGGTCCCATCACCGGCATCGGCACCGGAGCAGCCCGCCCCCGTACCTGCCCCGGCCCCTGCCCCCACCCCCACCCCGGCCCCGGAACCGACCGAGCCATCCGACCCTGAGCCCTCGCCGCCCTCGCTCAAGAGCCCGGAGGCGGCAACAACCGGTGTCCGTCCAACCGTGCTCCCGACAATGCCGTCGCGTCGGCGGGCCCTGCTCGGCCTCGGCGGGGCCGCTGTCGCGGGACTGGGCTTCGCCGGCTGGAAGTTCGGCGACGGCGACTCGTCCACCGAAGAGCCCGGGGCTCAGCCCGATTCCAGCCGAAGACCCGGCTCATCCCCCACTCCCACTCCCACTGCCCCGTCCGGCGTGGAGCGGTGGAAGTTCGCCACGGGCGACCTGCTGTACGCGTCGCCGACCGTCGCCGGTGGCGTCGTCTACATCGGCAGCGACTCCAACAACCTGTACGCGCTGGACACCGCCACCGGGGGAGAGCGGTGGACGTTCCCCGCCGGTGGAAAGGTGTGGACGTTGGCCAACAGTGCCGGCGTGAGCTCGGGGCCGGCCGTCGCCGACGGGACGGTCTACGAAAGCAGTGCGGACGGCAATCTGTACGCGGTGGACGTCGGCACCGGCAATGAGCGGTGGAAATTCCCCATCGGCAAGCACGGAAGCTCGTCGCCGACCGTGGTCGACGGCGTTGTGTACGTCGGCGGTGGGGGCGGAGTTGTGTACCGCCTCGGCCCAGGGGGACGCAACGACTACGAAAACGGCCATGTGTACGCGGTCGACGCCGGTACCGGAGAGCAGCGGTGGAAATTCACCACCCGCAGCTCGGCCGACGCGGCACCGACCGTCGCCGACGGGGTGGTCTACGCCGGCTGTCTGGACGGCACGGTCTACGCGGTGGATGCCGGCACCGGCAAGCAGCAGTGGAAATTCACCGCCCGTAACTACGTGGTTGAATCCCCGGTCGTCGTCGACGGCGTGGTCTACGTCAGCAGCCAGGACTACAACCTGTACGCCCTGGACGCCGTGACCGGCAAGCAGCGATGGAGATTCCCTGCCAACAAAGGCGTGAGCGCGCCGGCCGTCGTCGACGGGATCGCCTACGTGGGCAGCGGGGACGGCAACCTGTATGCCGTGGACGTCGGCACCGGCAAGCAGCGATGGAAGTTCCGCGTCGGCAAATCCGTGAGCGCACCGGTCGTCGCCTACGGGACGGTCTACGTGGGCAGTCATGACGGCAGCCTGTACGCGGTGGACGCCGGCACCGGCAAGCAGCAGTGGAAATTCCGCACGGGCAGCTCCGTGTACTCGACGCCGGCCGTCGCCGACGGCGTGGTCTACGTCAGCAGCCTGAACGGCGTCCTGTACGCGGTGACGTAG
- a CDS encoding integrase: protein MNSTAPDLLAEAAFRADEPVLTSRSLLPGAVSPLFGQCDQWDLNGVLKRPANLHPAEWKVKFDGFTGPWRLRARELAMISLNPRHPKVLAAGIPTPRRPVDPRTAIKRVGTLRALAAWAAERGLPEDLGAWPEHQLHVRIAGLKEEGLAVNTVTSHITVIRELHRCGPLLTGGGLLRDPWAGMSSRAATGVSASGPRTLSTPVIPPEVWFPLVRAAWTYIDTFAPDILRAQEHWRQLQAEATRSSVGAEARLRVWLADPSNLVPLHDERHPPRITDAGMIHWGLLSFQIGIDKRAQIFNQDRGLREIVLEAVERGQCATASVLPEYVQVRRTDGTTGSWSRGLAPRSLTREIQMLRVACYVFVTALSMMRDSEVQEVVKGSVVEYFGAPAVVSAEVKGEEDFPRKHWWIIEPVARALALAEEIASHPERLFTGIAGEVRNAERFTAGGGIKAFVEHVNARTDVNGLEPIPSERVAPHMFRRTMSMLTDQFPGSEIALGIQLKHVASRALANRTTQGYAAPATSWAKHLDAAIEAARFRGLRDLFDAHKANEPIGSGPGVDQLTRAFDTIRDTVAAQGGDATVEHALLKQARISIRFGTLNNCLFDAANPAGAVCLENTVIPPGHTGPLPDRCRPDRCGNSMIGPQHVEIWDSEERSLTKLLETRRLAPGHRAALEQQRNEARAVLRKAAR, encoded by the coding sequence ATGAACAGCACAGCCCCCGACCTACTGGCCGAAGCGGCCTTCCGCGCGGACGAACCGGTCCTGACGTCGCGTTCCCTGCTGCCGGGCGCGGTCAGTCCGCTCTTCGGACAGTGTGATCAGTGGGACCTAAATGGGGTTCTGAAACGTCCGGCGAACCTGCACCCGGCCGAGTGGAAGGTGAAGTTCGACGGCTTCACCGGCCCCTGGCGTCTCAGGGCCCGCGAGCTGGCCATGATCTCGCTGAACCCGCGGCATCCGAAGGTGCTGGCCGCCGGGATCCCCACCCCGCGCAGGCCGGTCGACCCCCGGACTGCCATCAAGAGGGTGGGGACCTTGCGGGCCTTGGCGGCATGGGCCGCTGAGCGGGGCCTTCCTGAGGATCTCGGGGCCTGGCCCGAACACCAGCTGCACGTCCGCATCGCCGGACTGAAGGAGGAGGGGCTGGCCGTCAACACCGTTACCAGTCACATCACAGTGATCCGTGAACTGCACCGCTGCGGGCCCCTGCTGACCGGCGGCGGCCTGCTCCGCGATCCCTGGGCGGGCATGTCCTCACGAGCGGCTACGGGTGTTTCAGCGAGCGGTCCCCGGACGTTGTCGACGCCGGTCATCCCACCCGAGGTGTGGTTCCCGCTGGTCCGGGCCGCCTGGACCTACATCGACACCTTCGCCCCGGACATCCTGCGAGCCCAGGAGCACTGGCGGCAGCTCCAAGCAGAGGCGACACGGTCGTCAGTGGGCGCCGAGGCCAGGCTGCGGGTCTGGCTGGCCGACCCGAGCAACCTCGTCCCGCTGCACGACGAGCGCCATCCGCCGCGGATCACTGACGCAGGCATGATCCACTGGGGGCTGCTGTCGTTTCAGATCGGAATCGACAAGCGGGCCCAGATCTTCAACCAGGACCGCGGCCTGCGGGAGATCGTGCTGGAGGCGGTGGAGCGCGGCCAGTGCGCGACCGCCAGTGTCCTGCCGGAGTATGTGCAGGTCAGGCGCACGGACGGCACGACGGGCAGCTGGAGCCGCGGGCTCGCACCCCGCAGCCTGACGCGGGAGATCCAGATGCTCCGGGTCGCCTGCTACGTCTTCGTCACCGCGTTGAGCATGATGCGCGACTCCGAGGTCCAGGAGGTAGTCAAGGGCTCGGTGGTCGAGTACTTCGGGGCGCCGGCCGTGGTCTCGGCGGAGGTCAAAGGCGAGGAGGACTTCCCCCGAAAGCACTGGTGGATCATCGAGCCGGTCGCCCGGGCCCTGGCCCTGGCTGAGGAGATCGCCTCGCACCCCGAGCGGCTGTTCACCGGCATCGCTGGAGAGGTCAGGAACGCGGAACGGTTCACGGCGGGCGGAGGGATCAAGGCGTTCGTCGAGCATGTGAATGCCAGGACCGACGTCAACGGGCTGGAGCCCATTCCGTCCGAGCGGGTCGCCCCGCATATGTTCCGCCGGACCATGTCCATGCTGACCGACCAGTTCCCCGGCTCCGAGATCGCCCTGGGCATCCAGCTCAAGCACGTCGCCTCACGGGCCCTGGCCAACCGCACCACGCAGGGCTATGCCGCCCCCGCGACATCCTGGGCCAAACACCTGGATGCGGCGATCGAAGCCGCCCGGTTCCGCGGACTGCGGGACCTGTTCGACGCCCACAAAGCGAACGAGCCGATCGGGTCCGGCCCTGGCGTCGACCAGCTGACCCGCGCCTTCGACACGATCCGTGACACCGTCGCCGCCCAAGGAGGCGACGCGACAGTCGAACACGCCCTGCTGAAGCAGGCCCGCATCTCCATCCGCTTCGGAACCCTGAACAACTGTCTGTTCGACGCCGCCAACCCGGCCGGCGCCGTCTGCCTGGAGAACACCGTGATCCCACCCGGCCATACCGGCCCCCTGCCGGACCGCTGCCGCCCGGACCGCTGCGGCAACAGCATGATCGGCCCCCAGCACGTCGAGATCTGGGACAGCGAGGAGCGATCCCTCACCAAGCTCCTGGAGACCCGCCGCCTGGCCCCCGGGCATCGCGCGGCACTCGAACAGCAGCGGAACGAAGCACGGGCCGTTCTGCGAAAGGCCGCACGATGA
- a CDS encoding helix-turn-helix domain-containing protein codes for MTQIHTLDPGASPLDYYGYELRRCREAAGLTQKQLGDILGYTASLVGQIETARKVPTLEFSERVDVALETGGLLSRLAVLVMRHQLPAWFQQVAEMEVRAAEICSFQTQLIHGLLQTEDYVRAVLSALDGSDLDDRTAVRLARQRIFDKDEPPILWAVISEAALYQKIGGANVMRGQLLKLLAFEKNPRINVQILPFDAGAHAGLTGSFTLFRCRRDPDIVYTEGYGSGHPTANPDTVMDCSLRYDHLQAAALSLRDSAELIRRVMEERYGEQRVPGGDPVA; via the coding sequence GTGACCCAGATCCACACCCTCGATCCCGGCGCCTCACCACTGGACTACTACGGCTACGAGTTGCGGCGCTGCCGCGAGGCAGCGGGCCTGACACAGAAGCAGTTGGGGGACATCCTCGGCTATACCGCGTCGCTGGTTGGGCAGATCGAGACGGCGAGAAAGGTGCCGACGCTGGAGTTCAGCGAGCGGGTGGATGTGGCGCTGGAGACGGGCGGGTTGTTGTCCCGGCTCGCGGTTCTGGTGATGCGCCATCAACTTCCGGCCTGGTTCCAGCAGGTGGCGGAGATGGAGGTTCGGGCCGCCGAGATCTGCTCCTTCCAGACGCAGTTGATCCACGGTCTCCTGCAGACAGAGGACTACGTCCGTGCCGTGCTCAGCGCCCTGGACGGCTCCGACCTCGACGACCGGACCGCCGTACGACTGGCTCGCCAGCGCATCTTCGACAAGGACGAGCCCCCGATCCTGTGGGCCGTCATCAGCGAGGCCGCGCTGTACCAGAAGATCGGCGGCGCGAACGTCATGCGAGGCCAATTGCTGAAACTGTTGGCCTTCGAGAAGAACCCCCGGATCAACGTCCAGATCCTGCCCTTCGACGCCGGGGCACATGCGGGACTGACAGGCTCATTCACGCTCTTCCGCTGTCGGCGAGACCCGGACATCGTCTACACAGAGGGCTACGGGAGTGGGCATCCGACCGCGAACCCGGACACCGTCATGGACTGCTCGCTCCGTTACGATCATCTGCAAGCCGCCGCCCTCTCCCTCAGGGACTCGGCGGAGCTGATCCGACGCGTGATGGAGGAGCGTTATGGAGAGCAACGCGTTCCCGGCGGGGACCCGGTGGCGTAA
- a CDS encoding DUF397 domain-containing protein yields MESNAFPAGTRWRKSSYSGDQGGDCVECAPLGPLTWRRSSYSSDQGGECVEVAETPCPTISIRDSKNPAGPQLTLGASAFSTFIGWASAHSA; encoded by the coding sequence ATGGAGAGCAACGCGTTCCCGGCGGGGACCCGGTGGCGTAAGTCGAGCTACAGCGGCGACCAGGGCGGCGATTGCGTAGAGTGCGCGCCGCTCGGCCCCCTGACCTGGCGCAGGTCGTCGTACAGCAGCGACCAGGGCGGCGAGTGCGTAGAAGTCGCCGAAACCCCCTGCCCCACCATCTCCATCCGTGACTCCAAGAACCCGGCGGGCCCCCAACTCACCCTGGGGGCCTCCGCGTTCAGCACCTTCATCGGCTGGGCCTCAGCACACTCCGCCTGA
- a CDS encoding nSTAND1 domain-containing NTPase produces the protein MSETVWVRREGDRAVAGRREVPVDPGAGPVQRFAFELRKLRTEAGGLTYRAMAEQAGYSITTLSQAAAGEQLPTLPVALAFVTACGGDPGEWEIRWNQAVEEAAAFDTDNDGEGGAEPPYRGLARFETGDSGLFFGRDRLTAELAGLLRRRRFAAVFGPSGIGKSSLLRAGLVPLLRESQEQGPRFSGIRILTPGDQLARTHELLLKAGGTGTGDRLVVVDQFEEVFTLCHDAAERARFIDLLLTARNPESRLRVLIAVRADFYGRCAEHRELAEALGDANLLAGPMSSAELREVVVKPAAAAGLTVERALTTRLVDEITDAPGGLPLLSHVLLETWRRRRGKTLTLAGYEAAGGLDGAIAKTAEDVYNGFTEGEAATARRVLLRLISPGDGTPDTRRPAGRAELETTGTGRDEVAQVLEALTRARLLTLDGPTVEVAHEALITAWPRLRGWIEEDRDRLRAHRQLTEAARAWEELGRDGGALYRGSRLVTAREYFGGPGHTGDLTDQEAAFLSASLAALDQEERARARTTRRLRVLVTSLACLLALALTATAVAYWQRQSAVDAQQVGLSRQLAAQSAALLDSDTDLASLLAIKAYRTSPTREATRSLYAAAAVPLERRLTGHTGTVSALAYNPDGKTLATGSFDGTVRLWDTATGRNRKVLTGGDHTALVRTVAFSPDGRTLATSGGEEVRLRDAATGRVRDSLTVRVAEEDSLASVGFAHDGRALAVRENGQVLDVASGRVLTTLKGPTGLELAAAFSPDGRTLATSTRDHTAQLWDLATGRVLFTLKSSTGVVSSLAFDPDGKTLVTGTEDGTVHLWDVADGKQRTTLTSASSRVETMAFSPDGKTLAAGSYDGTVRLWDLATGRVRTTLTGHINPVMSVAFSPDGNQLAAGNEDSHFAGGDRVSVRLWNVTAHRPRATLTVPGGSLEAVAFSPDGDTLATASVRMTQDIEDTAGVVRLWDPATRRTKATLGGKLDIVETMLFSPDGRTVALTNNSQAQLWDVATRRLRTTLPSRFVNRMVYSPDGGTLVSVGDGLTLWDVATGRARVTFRKDEESSVLAFSPTGDAFATAGGNDEKIRLRDPDTGRVRITLTDPAGRPTPTRPSDDDFIMFRQIESMAFSPDGRTLAAGSSDGTVRLWDTATGQLATTLTAGTTEAPVEVAFSPNGRTLATAASDGAVRLWDTATGYTRATLTGHNGGPQTMAFSPDGRTLATGDYEGGLRLWNVDLPTPDKSITHICRAIHRDLTRQERALYLPDEESGGVC, from the coding sequence ATGTCCGAGACGGTGTGGGTGCGGCGGGAGGGTGACAGGGCGGTGGCGGGTCGTCGTGAGGTGCCGGTCGACCCCGGGGCCGGGCCGGTGCAGCGGTTCGCGTTCGAGTTGCGGAAACTGCGGACGGAGGCGGGCGGGCTCACCTACCGGGCCATGGCCGAGCAGGCCGGCTACTCCATCACCACCCTGTCCCAGGCCGCGGCGGGCGAACAGTTGCCAACGCTGCCGGTGGCACTGGCCTTCGTGACGGCCTGCGGGGGCGACCCCGGGGAGTGGGAGATCCGGTGGAACCAGGCGGTCGAGGAGGCCGCCGCCTTCGACACGGACAACGACGGAGAGGGCGGCGCGGAGCCGCCGTACCGGGGCCTCGCCCGGTTCGAGACCGGCGACAGCGGGCTCTTCTTCGGCCGCGACCGGCTCACCGCCGAGCTTGCCGGGCTGCTGCGCCGCCGACGGTTCGCGGCGGTCTTCGGCCCGTCGGGGATCGGCAAGTCCTCCCTGTTGCGCGCAGGTCTGGTCCCCCTCCTCCGGGAGTCGCAGGAGCAGGGCCCGCGGTTCTCCGGGATCCGCATCCTGACGCCCGGCGATCAGCTGGCCCGAACCCATGAGCTGCTTCTGAAGGCAGGCGGCACCGGTACCGGTGACCGGCTCGTGGTCGTCGACCAGTTCGAGGAGGTCTTCACCCTCTGCCACGACGCGGCCGAACGGGCCCGGTTCATCGACCTGTTGCTGACCGCACGGAACCCGGAGAGCCGGCTGCGCGTACTGATCGCCGTGCGCGCGGACTTCTACGGCCGTTGCGCCGAGCACCGTGAGCTGGCCGAGGCGCTGGGGGACGCCAATCTGCTGGCCGGGCCCATGAGTTCGGCGGAGCTGCGGGAGGTCGTCGTCAAGCCGGCGGCGGCTGCCGGGCTGACCGTGGAGCGGGCGCTGACCACCCGGCTGGTCGACGAGATCACCGACGCACCCGGCGGGTTGCCGCTGCTGTCGCACGTACTGCTGGAGACCTGGCGCCGTCGCCGGGGCAAGACGCTGACGCTGGCCGGGTACGAGGCGGCCGGGGGCCTGGACGGAGCGATCGCGAAGACCGCCGAGGACGTCTACAACGGGTTCACCGAGGGCGAGGCGGCCACGGCCCGCCGGGTGCTGTTGCGGCTGATCTCACCGGGTGACGGCACGCCCGACACCCGACGGCCCGCCGGCCGGGCCGAGTTGGAGACCACCGGCACGGGGCGGGACGAGGTCGCCCAGGTCCTTGAGGCGCTCACCCGGGCCCGTCTCCTCACCCTCGACGGCCCCACTGTCGAAGTCGCCCACGAAGCGCTCATCACCGCCTGGCCCCGGCTGCGCGGCTGGATCGAGGAGGACCGCGACCGGCTGCGCGCCCACCGCCAACTGACCGAGGCGGCCCGCGCCTGGGAGGAACTGGGCCGTGACGGGGGCGCGTTGTACCGGGGGAGCCGGCTCGTCACGGCGCGGGAGTATTTCGGGGGACCGGGCCACACCGGCGACCTCACCGACCAGGAAGCTGCCTTCCTCAGCGCCAGTCTCGCCGCACTCGACCAGGAGGAACGCGCCAGGGCCCGGACCACCCGGCGGCTGCGCGTCCTCGTCACCTCCCTGGCCTGTCTCCTGGCACTCGCCCTGACCGCCACGGCGGTCGCCTACTGGCAGCGACAGAGCGCCGTGGACGCCCAACAAGTCGGTCTTTCCAGGCAGTTGGCTGCCCAGTCCGCCGCCCTGCTGGACAGCGACACCGACCTTGCCTCGCTCCTCGCCATCAAGGCGTACCGTACGAGCCCGACCCGCGAGGCCACGCGGAGTCTGTACGCCGCCGCGGCCGTCCCGCTCGAACGCCGGCTGACCGGACACACCGGAACCGTGTCCGCTCTGGCCTACAACCCGGACGGGAAGACCCTCGCCACCGGCAGTTTCGACGGCACGGTTCGGCTGTGGGACACGGCAACGGGACGTAACCGGAAGGTCCTCACCGGCGGCGACCACACCGCGCTCGTGCGCACCGTGGCCTTCAGTCCCGACGGCAGGACCCTCGCCACCAGCGGTGGTGAGGAGGTGCGGCTGCGGGACGCGGCCACCGGGCGTGTCCGGGACTCGCTCACCGTCCGGGTGGCCGAAGAGGACAGCCTGGCGTCGGTGGGCTTCGCCCATGACGGCCGCGCCCTGGCCGTACGGGAGAACGGGCAGGTGCTGGACGTGGCGAGCGGCCGCGTCCTGACCACCCTCAAGGGCCCCACCGGTCTTGAACTGGCGGCGGCGTTCAGCCCGGACGGGCGCACCCTCGCCACCAGCACCCGGGACCACACCGCACAACTGTGGGACCTGGCCACCGGCAGAGTGCTGTTCACCCTCAAGAGCAGTACGGGTGTGGTGAGCTCCCTCGCGTTCGACCCCGACGGGAAGACCCTGGTCACCGGCACCGAGGACGGCACCGTACATCTGTGGGACGTGGCCGACGGCAAGCAACGGACCACCCTCACCAGCGCCAGCAGCCGCGTCGAGACCATGGCGTTCAGCCCGGACGGGAAGACCCTCGCCGCCGGCAGCTACGACGGCACCGTACGCCTGTGGGACCTCGCCACCGGACGCGTCAGGACCACCCTCACCGGCCACATCAACCCCGTGATGTCGGTGGCGTTCAGCCCTGACGGAAACCAACTGGCGGCGGGCAACGAGGACAGCCACTTCGCGGGCGGCGACCGGGTCAGCGTCCGCCTGTGGAACGTGACCGCCCACAGGCCCCGCGCCACGCTGACCGTTCCCGGCGGCAGTCTCGAAGCGGTGGCGTTCAGCCCCGACGGCGACACCCTCGCCACCGCCAGCGTCCGGATGACCCAGGACATTGAGGACACCGCCGGTGTGGTGCGGCTGTGGGACCCGGCCACCCGCCGGACGAAGGCCACACTCGGCGGCAAGTTGGACATCGTGGAGACGATGCTCTTCAGTCCCGACGGCAGGACCGTCGCCCTCACCAACAACTCCCAGGCGCAGCTGTGGGACGTCGCCACCCGCCGACTGCGGACCACGCTCCCCAGCCGGTTCGTCAACAGGATGGTGTACAGCCCCGACGGCGGAACGCTGGTGAGTGTGGGCGACGGTCTGACGCTGTGGGACGTCGCGACCGGCCGCGCCCGGGTCACCTTCCGCAAGGACGAGGAGAGTTCGGTGCTGGCGTTCAGTCCCACCGGCGATGCCTTCGCCACAGCCGGAGGCAACGACGAGAAGATCCGGCTCCGGGATCCCGACACCGGCCGCGTCCGCATCACGCTCACCGACCCCGCCGGCCGCCCCACACCGACGCGCCCTTCGGACGACGACTTCATCATGTTCCGGCAGATCGAGTCGATGGCGTTCAGCCCGGACGGCCGCACCCTCGCCGCCGGCTCCTCCGACGGCACGGTACGCCTGTGGGACACCGCCACCGGTCAGCTCGCCACCACCCTGACCGCGGGCACTACGGAGGCCCCGGTGGAGGTGGCGTTCAGCCCGAACGGCCGCACGCTCGCCACCGCCGCCTCCGACGGCGCGGTACGGCTGTGGGACACCGCCACCGGGTATACGCGTGCGACCCTCACCGGTCACAACGGCGGCCCTCAGACGATGGCCTTCAGCCCGGACGGCCGCACCCTCGCGACCGGTGACTACGAGGGCGGCCTACGCCTGTGGAACGTGGACCTGCCCACGCCGGACAAGTCCATCACCCACATCTGCCGAGCGATCCACCGCGACCTCACCCGGCAAGAACGGGCCCTGTATCTGCCGGACGAGGAGTCAGGCGGAGTGTGCTGA
- a CDS encoding steroid 3-ketoacyl-CoA thiolase has product MAAEPVIVEAVRTPIGKRGGALANLHPAYLLGETYRELLGRTGIPADCVEQIVGGTVTHAGEQSMNPARTAWLTMGLPYETAATTVDCQCGSSQQASHMVANMVSAGVIDVGISCGVEAMSRVPLGSGSKHGPGKPFPEEWNVDLPNQFEAAERIARHRGLTRENVDSLGLISQERAATAWAEERFKKETFAVQVPTTEAEQRAGQGMWRLVDHDEGLRDTSMEALARLKPIMPTAVHTAGNSSQISDGAAAIMWASKRMARALKLRPRARIVAQALVGADPHFHLDGPIDATKAVLGKAGMSLKDIDLVEINEAFASVVLSWAQVFDQDLAKVNVNGGAIALGHPVGATGARLITTALHELERTDKEFALVTMCAGGGLATGTIIQRL; this is encoded by the coding sequence ATGGCCGCGGAACCCGTGATCGTCGAAGCCGTACGCACTCCCATCGGCAAGCGCGGCGGCGCGCTCGCCAACCTGCACCCCGCCTACCTCCTGGGCGAGACCTACCGTGAACTTCTCGGTCGCACCGGCATCCCCGCCGACTGCGTCGAGCAGATCGTCGGCGGCACGGTGACCCACGCCGGCGAACAGTCCATGAACCCCGCGCGCACGGCCTGGCTGACCATGGGCCTGCCGTACGAGACGGCCGCGACGACCGTCGACTGTCAGTGCGGCTCCTCGCAGCAGGCGTCGCACATGGTCGCCAACATGGTCTCGGCTGGCGTCATCGACGTCGGGATCTCGTGCGGGGTCGAGGCGATGTCCCGGGTGCCGCTGGGATCCGGGTCCAAGCACGGGCCGGGGAAGCCGTTCCCGGAGGAGTGGAACGTCGATCTGCCGAACCAGTTCGAGGCGGCGGAGCGGATCGCCCGGCACCGGGGGCTCACGCGGGAGAACGTCGACTCGCTGGGGCTGATCTCCCAGGAGCGCGCCGCCACGGCCTGGGCCGAGGAGCGGTTCAAGAAGGAGACGTTCGCCGTCCAGGTGCCCACGACCGAGGCGGAGCAGCGGGCCGGGCAGGGCATGTGGCGGCTCGTCGACCACGACGAGGGGCTGCGCGACACGTCCATGGAGGCGCTGGCCCGGCTGAAGCCGATCATGCCGACGGCGGTCCACACGGCGGGCAACTCGTCCCAGATCAGCGACGGCGCGGCGGCGATCATGTGGGCGTCGAAGCGGATGGCGCGGGCGTTGAAGCTGCGGCCACGGGCGCGGATCGTCGCCCAGGCCCTGGTGGGCGCGGACCCGCACTTCCACCTCGACGGGCCGATCGACGCGACGAAGGCGGTGCTGGGGAAGGCCGGGATGTCGCTCAAGGACATCGACCTCGTCGAGATCAACGAGGCCTTCGCGTCCGTGGTGTTGAGCTGGGCGCAGGTCTTCGACCAGGACCTGGCGAAGGTGAACGTCAATGGCGGTGCGATCGCGCTCGGGCACCCGGTGGGTGCGACAGGAGCGCGGCTCATCACGACCGCGCTGCACGAACTGGAGCGTACGGACAAGGAGTTCGCGTTGGTGACGATGTGCGCGGGGGGCGGGCTGGCCACCGGGACGATCATCCAGCGGCTGTAG